Genomic segment of Umezawaea sp. Da 62-37:
ACGGCACCGGGCCGTCGCAGAAGTTCATCCTCGGTGAGCGGACCGCCGCCCTGGAGGAGGCGCTGAAGGCAAGCACCGGCGCCAAGCACATGATCGCGTGCGGCAGCGCGACCGGAGCGCTGGAACTGTGCGTGCGGGCGTTGGGCATCGGGCCCGGCGACGAGGTGGTCGTGCCCGCGTTCTGCTGCCAGCCGGTGGCCAGCGCCGTGATCAACATCGGCGCGACGCCGGTGTTCGCCGACGTGGACCCGTGGACCATGGTGATGGACCCGGAGCAGGTGCCGTCGTTGATCACCGAGCGGACCAGGGCGCTGATGCCCGCGCACATCTTCTCGATCATGGCCGACATGCCGGGGTTCGTGGAACTCGGCAAGCGGTACGGGATACCGGTGATCGAGGACTCCGCGGTGGCCGAGGGCGCGGTGCTCGACGGTGTGCCGGCGGGCCGGTGGGGCGACCTCGGCGTGTTCTCCTTCTTCCAGGTCAAGGCTTTCGGCACGGCGGGCGAGGGCGGGATGGTCCTCACCGACGACGACGAACTGGCCGAGGTCGTCCGGATGCTGCGCAACCACGGCCAGGACGGCAGGACCCGGTTCACCCACCACCGGATCGGCCAGAACAGCCGCTTCGACGAGATCCTCGCGTCGTTCCAGCTGCACCGGCTGCCCTCGTTCCCCGACCGGCTGGAACGGCGCGCGCGGATCGCCGACTACTACACCGAGCGGTTCGCCCCGCTGGCCGACCGGGGCGTGCTGGCGCCGCCGGCCGGCCGCGACGGCCGCTGCTACTACGTCTACTCGCTGCTGGTGAAGCGGCGCGAGGACCTGCGCGCGTACCTCAGCGAGCGGCAGATCGGCACGCACGTGTACTACCCGGTTCCGCTGCCGCTGCAACCCGCGTTCTCCCCTTGGGCGGCGGAGGGCCGGAGCTGGCCGAACGCCGAACAGGTGAGTGCGCGCAACCTCGGCATCCCGATCTGGCCGCACCTGACCGACGGGGACGTCGAGTTCAT
This window contains:
- a CDS encoding DegT/DnrJ/EryC1/StrS family aminotransferase, producing MTTLPFFPPDLFEQDRQALLDIVHEHGTGPSQKFILGERTAALEEALKASTGAKHMIACGSATGALELCVRALGIGPGDEVVVPAFCCQPVASAVINIGATPVFADVDPWTMVMDPEQVPSLITERTRALMPAHIFSIMADMPGFVELGKRYGIPVIEDSAVAEGAVLDGVPAGRWGDLGVFSFFQVKAFGTAGEGGMVLTDDDELAEVVRMLRNHGQDGRTRFTHHRIGQNSRFDEILASFQLHRLPSFPDRLERRARIADYYTERFAPLADRGVLAPPAGRDGRCYYVYSLLVKRREDLRAYLSERQIGTHVYYPVPLPLQPAFSPWAAEGRSWPNAEQVSARNLGIPIWPHLTDGDVEFIADSVCEFFE